One uncultured Desulfuromusa sp. genomic window, CAGTGTGACACCCCGTCACTCTTGACAACATTATAAACCGTCATCAAAATAATCTTCAGATCCAACAAAAAAGATCGATTCTGTAGATAGTATTCATCGAAATCAACCTTAACCGGGATAGGCAATTCATCGCGACCATTGATCTGCGCCCAACCCATTAAGCCATGGATAAAATCAGATTGCAGCCTCTTTCATCACCATTTCCAACACATCACAAGTTTTTTGAATCTCTATTTCAGTCAATGTTGGGTGTACCAAAAACATCAGACTTGTTTCCCCTAATTCCTTAGCCACTGGCAACCGTTCCTCTGGCCGCCAGCCTGTACCATCAAAAGCTTTTTCCAGATACACTTCTGAGCATGAACCCGAGAAACATGGTACACCTTCAGCTGTAATCGCATTCATGATCCGATCGCGGTTCCAACCTGGCCTTAATTGCAAAGGATCAACGAACAGGTAGCATTTATACCATGCATGGTCAATATCATTGGGTACATCGGGAACACGCAATCCCGGCAAAACACGAGCAGTGTCAAGAATTCTCTTAGCGTTGGAAGTCCGCGCTGCATGCCATTGGGGCATACGTTTCAACTGAATCCGTCCAATGGCCGCTTGCATCTCCGTCATGCGTCCATTGGTGCCAAAAGATTCATGCAACCAGCGGAAACCAGGTGGATGTTGTTTTTCATAAACCGCCCCCCAAGACTTACCATGATCCTTATAAGACCACATCCTCGACCAGAGTTCCCGGTCATTGGTCGTGACCATACCACCCTCGCCTCCGGTCGTCATGATTTTGTCCTGACAGAACGACCAACAGCCAACATGACCGATACTACCAACGCTTCGCCCTTTGTAGCGCGCACCGTGGGCTTGAGCACAATCTTCGATAACAAAAAGACCATGTTCCTGCGCAAGAGCCATAACTGGATCCATATCACAGGGCCAGCCAGCTAAATGGACACAAACAATTGCCCTAGTTTTCGGCGATAAAACAGTGCCAATCGAGTCAGCTGTAATATTTTGACTGTTTGGGTCGACATCGGCAAAAACGGGTATGGCTCCAGAAGTAACAATGGATGAAACAGAAGCCAGAAAGGTTCGACTAGTGACCACAACCTCATCTCCCTGGTCAATATCCAGGACCTTCATTGCCAGATCAAGAGCAACAGTCCCATTCGCCACGGCTACGGCATATTCGGTTTCGGCAAAAGCAGCAAATTCCTTTTCAAATTGCCGTCCTTCCTGTCCAGTCCAGTAATTAACTTTATTGGAGAGGATAACATTTTTTACAGTATTGGCCTCATCCTCAGTGTAAGAGGGCCAAGGTGAAAAAGGACCATTTAACACAATATATTTCCCGTCTGGTTTTATTGTTTAATCTTGGCAGGAACACCTAGTGCTGTCACATCATTTGGCAAATTGTTAACAACTGCCGCTCCCGCTCCAACCATGACATTAGAACCAATAGTAATACCATGGCGTATACTGGCGCCTATACCTACCCAACTCCTATCGCCTAAACAAACTCCACCAGC contains:
- a CDS encoding sugar transferase is translated as MGWAQINGRDELPIPVKVDFDEYYLQNRSFLLDLKIILMTVYNVVKSDGVSH
- a CDS encoding DegT/DnrJ/EryC1/StrS aminotransferase family protein; amino-acid sequence: MLNGPFSPWPSYTEDEANTVKNVILSNKVNYWTGQEGRQFEKEFAAFAETEYAVAVANGTVALDLAMKVLDIDQGDEVVVTSRTFLASVSSIVTSGAIPVFADVDPNSQNITADSIGTVLSPKTRAIVCVHLAGWPCDMDPVMALAQEHGLFVIEDCAQAHGARYKGRSVGSIGHVGCWSFCQDKIMTTGGEGGMVTTNDRELWSRMWSYKDHGKSWGAVYEKQHPPGFRWLHESFGTNGRMTEMQAAIGRIQLKRMPQWHAARTSNAKRILDTARVLPGLRVPDVPNDIDHAWYKCYLFVDPLQLRPGWNRDRIMNAITAEGVPCFSGSCSEVYLEKAFDGTGWRPEERLPVAKELGETSLMFLVHPTLTEIEIQKTCDVLEMVMKEAAI